A genomic segment from Pseudomonas sessilinigenes encodes:
- the epd gene encoding erythrose-4-phosphate dehydrogenase — translation MPQSRRYKVALNGYGRIGRCVLRALFERGAAAGFEIVAINDLADMASVEYLTRFDSTHGRFPGEVTVDGDCLHINGNCVKVLRSATPEGIDWAALDIDLVLECSGAYHTREDGQRFLDAGAPRVLFSQPMASESDVDATIVYGVNQDCLSGDELLVSNASCTTNCGVPLLRLLDQAIGLEYVSITTIHSAMNDQPVIDAYHHEDLRRTRSAFQSVIPVSTGLARGIERLLPELAGRIQAKAVRVPTVNVSCLDITMQTVSDTDTAEVNRILREAATSGPLKGLLAYTELPHASCDFNHDPHSAIVDASQTRVSGPRLVNILAWFDNEWGFANRMLDVAGHYLQIAAPLPASNIQ, via the coding sequence ATGCCTCAATCGCGTCGCTATAAAGTTGCACTCAACGGCTACGGCCGTATTGGTCGTTGCGTCTTGCGTGCTCTGTTCGAGCGAGGGGCCGCGGCAGGGTTCGAGATCGTGGCCATCAACGACCTGGCCGATATGGCCAGCGTCGAATACCTGACACGCTTCGACTCCACCCACGGCCGGTTTCCCGGCGAGGTGACGGTCGATGGCGATTGTCTGCATATCAATGGCAACTGCGTGAAAGTGCTGCGCAGTGCCACCCCCGAAGGCATCGATTGGGCGGCCCTGGACATCGACCTGGTGCTGGAGTGTTCCGGCGCCTATCACACCCGTGAGGACGGCCAGCGCTTCCTCGATGCTGGCGCGCCACGGGTGCTGTTTTCCCAGCCGATGGCCAGCGAGTCGGATGTCGACGCCACCATCGTCTACGGCGTGAACCAGGATTGCCTGAGCGGCGACGAGCTGCTGGTATCCAATGCCTCCTGTACCACCAACTGCGGTGTCCCGCTGTTGCGCCTGCTGGACCAGGCCATCGGCCTGGAATACGTGTCGATCACCACCATCCATTCGGCGATGAACGACCAGCCAGTGATCGATGCCTATCACCACGAGGACCTGCGCCGCACCCGTTCGGCGTTCCAGTCGGTGATCCCGGTATCCACAGGCCTGGCCCGTGGTATCGAACGACTGTTGCCGGAACTTGCCGGGCGGATTCAGGCCAAAGCCGTACGGGTGCCGACGGTCAACGTATCCTGCCTGGATATCACCATGCAGACGGTAAGCGATACCGACACCGCGGAGGTCAACCGGATCTTGCGCGAGGCCGCTACCAGCGGTCCGCTCAAGGGACTTTTGGCCTACACCGAGTTGCCGCACGCCAGCTGCGACTTCAATCATGACCCCCATTCGGCGATCGTCGATGCCAGTCAGACTCGCGTTTCCGGCCCCCGGCTGGTGAACATCCTGGCCTGGTTCGACAACGAATGGGGTTTTGCCAACCGGATGCTGGACGTTGCCGGACATTACCTGCAAATAGCCGCTCCACTCCCTGCTTCTAATATTCAGTAA